One Aegilops tauschii subsp. strangulata cultivar AL8/78 chromosome 7, Aet v6.0, whole genome shotgun sequence genomic window carries:
- the LOC141027135 gene encoding uncharacterized protein — protein sequence MGSSSGSTLGLDFSKGRVFADEIYNASGFTVHPMENLGSFTLVVSFSRHDFRLSEDSVAAAFESALGGSAIDFLVSAIGDKVFSFNVSCKDVGFYIVDTRSYSCPQFKCYFHLWGNGGPNWVREFKIWKKECDAEWILVSPSKRRVALGLLAMHNPPAKSALKSGSSVRKKLSFATFQNYSVCKGYRYHASADCIVASEDAGYHITAAERVVIHPPKPIDLQWTVASPPIIFGSALSA from the exons ATGGGTTCTTCCTCTGGATCTACCCTTGGCTTGGACTTCTCCAAGGGTAGAGTTTTTGCTGATGAGATCTACAATGCTTCGGGCTTCACAGTGCATCCCATGGAGAATTTGGGATCCTTCACCTTAGTGGTTTCTTTCAGCCGCCATGATTTTCGTCTTTCAGAGGATTCAGTGGCAGCAGCTTTTGAATCTGCTTTGGGTGGATCTGCCATTGATTTTTTGGTTTCCGCCATTGGTGATAAGGTATTCAGCTTTAATGTTTCTTGCAAAGATGTGGGGTTTTACATTGTGGATACACGATCCTACTCCTGCCCTCAGTTTAAATGTTACTTTCATTTGTGGGGAAATGGGGGACCTAATTGGGTTCGTGAGTTTAAGATTTGGAAGAAAGAATGTGATGCTGAGTGGATCTTGGTTAGTCCTTCTAAGCGTAGGGTTGCCTTGGGTCTGTTAGCTATGCATAATCCACCTGCTAAATCTGCTCTTAAGTCTGGTTCCTCTGTTCGCAAGAAGCTATCTTTTGCTACATTTCAAAATTATAGTGTTTGCAAGGGTTATCGTTATCATGCCTCGGCGGATTGCATTGTTGCATCTGAGGATGCGGGTTATCATATTACTGCCGCTGAGCGCGTGGTTATCCATCCTCCCAAACCTATTGATTTGCAATGGACTGTTGCTTCGCCTCCGATCATCTTTGGATCG GCCCTCTCTGCCTAG